A region from the Catellatospora sp. TT07R-123 genome encodes:
- a CDS encoding metal-sensitive transcriptional regulator, whose protein sequence is MEDSAPVGYSHPDDKQALLSRLKRVEGQVRGLQRMVEQDTYCIDVLTQISAATRALQAVAVGLLEGHLNHCVVDAARAGDPTAKVKEATEAIARLVRS, encoded by the coding sequence GTGGAAGACAGCGCCCCGGTCGGCTACAGCCACCCCGACGACAAGCAGGCCCTGCTCTCGCGGCTGAAGCGGGTGGAGGGACAGGTCCGCGGCCTCCAGCGGATGGTCGAGCAGGACACGTACTGTATCGACGTCCTGACGCAGATCTCGGCCGCCACCCGCGCCCTGCAGGCGGTCGCGGTCGGCCTGCTCGAAGGACATCTCAACCACTGCGTGGTGGACGCCGCCCGGGCGGGCGACCCCACTGCGAAGGTCAAGGAAGCCACCGAGGCGATCGCTCGCCTGGTGCGGTCATAG
- a CDS encoding NlpC/P60 family protein has product MGATALASALLLSGVAHAEPSRADLDREIRKKSDQLEVIVEKYHALHEDLLTTQTQTDVLQRQIDPLQREITARRGAIGRLADAGYRATRSMSLTLLLDAGSTRQILDRLLLMNEYTLHQQREIESLAQTSQRWDTAKRTLDALLTQQREQRRQLATQRTAIESSITELRTLRDRFSLHGGARADLRPDRPMRLPRVARGADEKVVRFALDQVGKGYRWAGEGPDGYDCSGLVAAAFHRIGIDLPHSSGRQEQRSQAISRSQLRAGDLVFFYGDLHHVGLYLGGGEMVHAPQFGERVRVDPIDSLPIHSFGRVVTPSG; this is encoded by the coding sequence ATGGGCGCGACCGCGCTCGCGTCCGCGCTGCTCTTGTCCGGCGTGGCGCACGCCGAGCCCTCCCGCGCCGACCTCGACCGCGAGATCCGCAAGAAGTCGGACCAGCTCGAGGTGATCGTCGAGAAGTACCACGCCCTGCACGAAGACCTGTTGACCACGCAGACCCAGACCGACGTGCTCCAGCGGCAGATCGACCCGCTCCAGCGGGAGATCACGGCGCGGCGCGGCGCGATCGGCCGCCTCGCCGACGCGGGCTACCGGGCGACCCGGTCCATGTCGCTCACGCTGCTGCTCGACGCGGGCAGCACCCGGCAGATCCTCGACCGGTTGCTGCTGATGAACGAGTACACGCTGCACCAGCAGCGCGAGATCGAGTCCCTGGCGCAGACCTCCCAGCGCTGGGACACGGCCAAGCGCACCCTGGACGCCCTGCTGACCCAGCAGCGCGAGCAGCGCCGCCAGCTCGCCACCCAGCGCACCGCCATCGAGAGCTCCATCACCGAGCTGCGTACGCTGCGCGACCGGTTCTCCCTCCACGGCGGCGCCCGCGCCGATCTGCGCCCGGACCGGCCGATGCGGCTGCCCCGGGTCGCCCGGGGCGCGGACGAGAAGGTGGTCCGGTTCGCGCTCGACCAGGTCGGCAAGGGCTACCGGTGGGCCGGGGAAGGACCGGACGGCTACGACTGCTCGGGGCTGGTCGCCGCGGCGTTCCACCGGATCGGGATCGACCTGCCGCACAGTTCCGGCCGCCAGGAGCAGCGCAGCCAGGCGATCAGCCGGAGCCAGCTGCGCGCCGGCGACCTCGTCTTCTTCTACGGCGACCTGCACCACGTCGGCCTCTACCTGGGCGGCGGCGAGATGGTGCACGCGCCCCAGTTCGGCGAGCGGGTGCGCGTCGACCCGATCGACTCGCTGCCGATCCACAGCTTCGGCCGCGTCGTCACCCCGTCCGGCTGA
- a CDS encoding inositol monophosphatase family protein, with protein sequence MIDQVVGVLRDVAEEIVLPRFRNLAAGEVIEKGPGDLVTVADREAEAALTRRLTDLLPGSLVVGEEAVAADPSVLARLDDPGPVWVIDPIDGTANYAAGREPFGLMVALLRGGVPVLGAIYEPVAGTLSVAEAGAGAYIDGERVAFDHTPVAAEQLRGAVMTRYLPQELREQVTARLPLLTETVPGFRCAAHEYPNLIRSGRHFAMFWRSLPWDHTAGALLIREAGGVVRHFDGTDYDPARPKLGLLICRDSAVFELVRSVLLA encoded by the coding sequence ATGATCGACCAGGTGGTGGGCGTGTTGCGGGACGTCGCCGAGGAGATCGTGCTGCCGCGCTTCCGCAACCTCGCCGCCGGGGAGGTCATCGAGAAGGGCCCCGGTGACCTGGTCACCGTCGCCGACCGCGAGGCTGAGGCCGCGCTCACCCGGCGCCTGACCGACCTGCTGCCGGGCTCGCTGGTGGTGGGCGAGGAGGCCGTCGCCGCCGACCCGAGCGTGCTGGCGCGGCTGGACGACCCGGGGCCGGTCTGGGTCATCGACCCCATCGACGGCACCGCCAACTACGCCGCCGGACGCGAGCCGTTCGGGCTGATGGTCGCGCTGCTGCGCGGCGGGGTGCCGGTGCTCGGGGCCATCTACGAGCCGGTGGCCGGGACGCTGTCGGTCGCCGAGGCGGGCGCCGGGGCGTACATCGACGGGGAGCGGGTCGCGTTCGACCACACACCGGTCGCGGCCGAGCAGCTGCGGGGCGCGGTGATGACCAGGTACCTGCCGCAGGAGCTGCGCGAGCAGGTGACCGCGCGGCTGCCGCTGCTGACCGAGACCGTCCCCGGCTTCCGCTGCGCGGCGCACGAGTACCCGAACCTGATCCGGTCCGGCCGCCACTTCGCCATGTTCTGGCGCAGCCTGCCCTGGGACCACACCGCCGGTGCGCTGCTGATCCGCGAGGCCGGGGGCGTGGTGCGCCACTTCGACGGCACCGACTACGACCCGGCCCGGCCGAAGCTCGGATTGCTCATCTGCCGTGACAGTGCGGTGTTTGAGCTGGTACGCAGCGTATTGCTGGCGTGA
- a CDS encoding acyltransferase, translating to MEPDYFAHPSADVEPGARIGAGTKIWHLAHVRAGAVVGAGCVLGRNVYVDTGAVVGDLVKIQNNVSVYHGVTLEDEVFVGPCAVFTNDLRPRAQNPDWQITPTVVRRGASIGANATVVCGTEIGPYAMVAAGAVVTRSVAAYQLVAGNPARHLGWVDERGEVVSRDAARPVGLTL from the coding sequence ATGGAGCCGGACTACTTCGCCCACCCCAGCGCCGACGTCGAGCCCGGGGCGCGGATCGGCGCGGGCACGAAGATCTGGCATCTGGCGCACGTACGGGCCGGAGCCGTCGTCGGCGCGGGCTGCGTGCTGGGGCGCAACGTGTACGTAGACACCGGCGCGGTCGTCGGCGATCTCGTGAAGATCCAGAACAACGTCTCGGTCTACCACGGGGTGACCCTGGAGGACGAGGTCTTCGTCGGCCCGTGCGCGGTCTTCACCAACGACCTGCGGCCGCGGGCGCAGAACCCGGACTGGCAGATCACCCCGACCGTGGTGCGGCGCGGGGCGTCGATCGGCGCCAACGCGACGGTGGTGTGCGGGACGGAGATCGGCCCGTACGCGATGGTGGCCGCCGGCGCCGTGGTGACCCGCAGCGTCGCCGCCTACCAGCTGGTGGCGGGCAATCCGGCCCGGCACCTGGGCTGGGTCGACGAGCGGGGCGAGGTCGTGTCGCGCGACGCCGCGCGCCCCGTCGGCCTCACCCTCTGA
- a CDS encoding TetR/AcrR family transcriptional regulator: MLPQTRRAPAGAAVLRGDITEAIQNAVVEELAAVGYGRLSIEAVARRAGVAKTAVYRRWSSKLELVLEIVSGVASQKLSLPDTGSLLGDLTLFLTILTKALRHPLASQIIPDLLAEAARNPQIAETLQQALRNTQHEMGVLVIQRAVARGELPEGTDPVLALDLLVGPVYWHLAVARHPLPGDYVARLARAIAAGLRG; this comes from the coding sequence GTGCTGCCACAGACCCGTCGAGCCCCAGCCGGGGCGGCCGTGCTCCGCGGAGACATCACCGAGGCGATCCAGAACGCGGTGGTGGAGGAGCTCGCCGCCGTCGGCTACGGCCGTCTGTCGATCGAGGCGGTCGCCCGGCGGGCCGGCGTCGCCAAGACCGCCGTCTACCGCCGCTGGAGCTCCAAGCTCGAACTCGTGCTGGAGATCGTCTCCGGCGTCGCCAGCCAGAAGCTCTCCCTGCCCGACACCGGCAGCCTGCTCGGCGACCTCACGCTGTTCCTCACCATCCTGACCAAGGCGCTGCGCCACCCGCTGGCCTCGCAGATCATCCCGGACCTGCTGGCCGAGGCCGCCCGCAACCCGCAGATCGCCGAGACCCTCCAGCAGGCCCTGCGCAACACCCAGCACGAGATGGGGGTGCTGGTCATCCAGCGCGCGGTGGCCCGGGGCGAGCTGCCCGAGGGCACCGACCCGGTGCTCGCGCTGGATCTGCTCGTCGGCCCGGTCTACTGGCACCTGGCCGTGGCGCGCCATCCGCTGCCCGGCGACTACGTGGCGCGGCTGGCCAGGGCGATCGCGGCGGGGCTCAGAGGGTGA
- a CDS encoding ABC transporter permease, with the protein MADAVVTEPYPALAPAQLAARHGLRVAGARPGLTEYVRRLWAYRHFIVSFANAKNIATFSSAQLGQLWHVLTPLTNAGVYFLIFGVILNTRHGIDNFVGFLCAGIFIFGYTQQVVTAGTKAISDNMNLIRALQFPRASLPIAATITQLQQMAFAMAVLLGIVVVTGEPITFKWLLLIPLLLLQSLFNAGMAMLFARLGSKILDLKQVVPFLLRTWLYASGVFFSLGTAIKNAPHFVKVLLQLNPMVPFIELTREILGVSSGIKPESVPAMWAVAAGWALLLSVGGFLYFWRGEKEYGRG; encoded by the coding sequence ATGGCAGACGCTGTGGTGACTGAGCCTTATCCCGCCCTAGCGCCGGCTCAACTCGCCGCCCGGCACGGTCTCCGCGTCGCCGGTGCACGCCCGGGTCTCACGGAATACGTCCGCAGACTGTGGGCCTACCGCCACTTCATCGTCTCGTTCGCGAACGCCAAGAACATCGCCACGTTCAGCAGCGCGCAGCTCGGCCAGCTCTGGCACGTGCTCACCCCGCTGACCAACGCGGGCGTGTACTTCCTGATCTTCGGCGTCATCCTCAACACCCGCCACGGCATCGACAACTTCGTCGGCTTCCTGTGCGCGGGCATCTTCATCTTCGGCTACACGCAGCAGGTCGTGACCGCCGGCACCAAGGCGATCAGCGACAACATGAACCTGATCCGGGCGCTGCAGTTCCCCCGGGCCAGCCTGCCGATCGCGGCCACGATCACCCAGCTCCAGCAGATGGCGTTCGCCATGGCCGTGCTGCTGGGCATCGTCGTGGTCACCGGCGAGCCGATCACGTTCAAGTGGCTGCTGCTGATCCCGCTGCTGCTGCTGCAGAGCCTGTTCAACGCCGGTATGGCGATGCTGTTCGCCCGGCTCGGCTCGAAGATCCTGGACCTGAAGCAGGTGGTGCCGTTCCTGCTGCGCACCTGGCTCTACGCCTCGGGCGTCTTCTTCAGCCTCGGCACCGCCATCAAGAACGCGCCGCACTTCGTGAAGGTGCTGCTCCAGCTCAACCCGATGGTTCCGTTCATCGAGCTGACCCGGGAGATCCTCGGGGTCAGCAGCGGCATCAAGCCCGAGTCGGTGCCCGCGATGTGGGCGGTCGCCGCCGGTTGGGCGCTGCTGCTCAGCGTGGGCGGGTTCCTCTACTTCTGGCGCGGTGAGAAGGAGTACGGCCGTGGCTGA
- a CDS encoding ABC transporter ATP-binding protein, with amino-acid sequence MADKRIPTVIAEDVHITYRVHGAKNKDTSPLGSLKRIVKREPSGVVREVHAVRGVSFVAYEGEAIGLIGSNGSGKSTLLRAVAGVLPSNKGAIYTKGQPSLLGVNAAMMNELTGERNAQLGCLAMGMTKAEVREATPQILEFSGINERGDFGSLPMRTYSSGMAARLKFSIAVAKRHEVLLIDEALATGDALFRRKSEERVRELRAEAGTVFLVSHSLSSIRDTCERVIWLESGVIRADGPTEDVVPEYEAFANKK; translated from the coding sequence GTGGCTGACAAGCGCATCCCCACCGTCATCGCCGAGGACGTGCACATCACCTACCGGGTGCACGGTGCGAAGAACAAGGACACCTCCCCGCTCGGCTCGCTCAAGCGGATCGTCAAGCGCGAGCCGTCCGGCGTGGTCCGCGAGGTGCACGCGGTCAGGGGCGTCAGCTTCGTGGCGTACGAGGGCGAGGCCATCGGCCTGATCGGCTCCAACGGCTCGGGCAAGTCCACGCTGCTGCGCGCGGTCGCTGGCGTGCTCCCGTCGAACAAGGGCGCGATCTACACCAAGGGCCAGCCGTCGCTGCTGGGCGTCAACGCCGCCATGATGAACGAGCTGACCGGCGAGCGCAACGCGCAGCTGGGCTGCCTGGCCATGGGCATGACCAAGGCGGAGGTCCGCGAGGCCACGCCGCAGATCCTCGAGTTCTCGGGCATCAACGAGCGCGGCGACTTCGGCTCGCTGCCGATGCGGACGTACTCGTCGGGCATGGCGGCGCGGCTGAAGTTCTCGATCGCCGTGGCCAAGCGGCACGAGGTGCTGCTGATCGACGAGGCGCTGGCCACCGGTGACGCGCTGTTCCGGCGCAAGAGCGAGGAGCGGGTGCGCGAGCTGCGCGCCGAGGCGGGCACCGTGTTCCTGGTCAGCCACTCGCTCAGCTCGATCCGCGACACCTGCGAGCGGGTCATCTGGCTGGAGTCCGGTGTGATCCGTGCCGACGGCCCGACCGAGGATGTCGTGCCCGAGTATGAGGCATTTGCCAATAAAAAGTGA
- a CDS encoding DegT/DnrJ/EryC1/StrS family aminotransferase, with amino-acid sequence MDGALIPPARPVIGEAEIDAAVRVLRSGLVVQGPEVAAFEDEFSALVDGRHCVAVNSGTSALHLAVLALGIGPGDEVIVPSFSFAATANVVRLAGAEPVFADIEPGSFCLDPAAVAAAISPRTAAIMPVHLYGHPAPMDDLMPLAQRHGLAVIEDAAQAHGAALRDRPVGTFGAAACFSFYPTKNMHTLEGGMIATDDAGLARVMRLLRNQGMEQRYANELVGFNLRLTDVAAAIGRVQLQQLPGWNSQRRSNAKYLDARITGAVVPPVADAARHVYHQYTVRIAGDRDAARAALAERGVGTTVYYPTPIHRLWPYLVDGRPQCHLPETDRAAAQVLSLPVHPSLTADELERVADAVNTLAGVP; translated from the coding sequence GTGGATGGTGCGCTGATTCCGCCGGCCCGGCCCGTCATCGGCGAGGCCGAGATCGACGCGGCGGTCCGGGTCCTGCGCAGCGGCCTGGTCGTGCAGGGCCCCGAGGTCGCCGCGTTCGAGGACGAGTTCTCCGCTCTGGTCGACGGCCGGCACTGCGTCGCCGTCAACTCGGGCACCTCCGCGCTGCACCTGGCCGTGCTGGCCCTGGGCATCGGACCCGGCGACGAGGTGATCGTCCCGTCGTTCTCCTTCGCCGCCACCGCCAACGTGGTGCGCCTGGCCGGGGCCGAGCCGGTCTTCGCCGACATCGAGCCGGGCAGCTTCTGCCTCGACCCGGCCGCCGTCGCCGCCGCGATCTCGCCGCGCACCGCCGCGATCATGCCGGTCCACCTGTACGGCCACCCGGCGCCCATGGACGACCTGATGCCGCTGGCGCAGCGCCACGGCCTGGCCGTGATCGAGGACGCCGCGCAGGCCCACGGCGCCGCGCTGCGCGACCGTCCGGTCGGCACGTTCGGGGCGGCGGCCTGCTTCAGCTTCTACCCCACCAAGAACATGCACACGCTCGAAGGCGGCATGATCGCCACCGACGACGCCGGGCTGGCCCGCGTCATGCGCCTGCTGCGTAACCAGGGCATGGAGCAGCGGTACGCCAACGAGCTGGTCGGCTTCAACCTGCGGCTGACCGACGTGGCCGCCGCGATCGGCCGGGTGCAGCTCCAGCAGCTGCCCGGCTGGAACTCGCAGCGCCGCAGCAACGCCAAGTATCTCGACGCGCGGATCACCGGGGCGGTGGTGCCGCCGGTCGCCGACGCGGCCCGGCACGTGTACCACCAGTACACGGTGCGGATCGCCGGGGACCGGGACGCGGCGCGGGCGGCCCTGGCCGAGCGCGGCGTCGGCACGACGGTCTACTACCCCACCCCGATCCACCGGCTCTGGCCGTACCTGGTGGACGGGCGGCCGCAGTGCCACCTGCCGGAGACGGACCGGGCCGCGGCGCAGGTGCTGTCGCTGCCGGTGCATCCCAGCCTCACCGCCGACGAGCTGGAACGGGTCGCCGACGCGGTGAACACCCTGGCCGGTGTGCCGTGA
- a CDS encoding Gfo/Idh/MocA family oxidoreductase, whose translation MERPLRAGLVGLGAMGRNHARVLSGLPGVELVAIADPAGDATGAARVPVVGSVAELIARRIDYAVVATPTAYHEQIGLELAAGGVHALIEKPLAPSLEAGQRLVDAFEAAGLVAGVGHIERYNPSLQSLQTRLEAGELGEVFQVVTRRQGPFPNRIADVGVIMDLATHDIDLTSWVTGQAYTAVSAWSMFRSGRRHEDMVSIIGRLGPTVSTNHLVNWLSPLKERSTVVTGERGCFVADTLTADLTFYANGAISTEWEALRAFRGVAEGDMIRYAIPKREPLLVEHERFRDAVEGKPSDIVTLRQGLRTVAVAAAVLRAARSAQVVTIDEVPV comes from the coding sequence CTGGAGCGGCCGCTGCGCGCCGGGCTGGTCGGGCTCGGCGCGATGGGCCGCAACCACGCCCGGGTGCTGTCCGGGCTGCCCGGGGTGGAGCTGGTCGCGATCGCCGACCCGGCCGGGGACGCCACCGGCGCCGCCCGGGTGCCGGTCGTGGGCAGCGTCGCCGAGCTGATCGCGCGCCGGATCGACTACGCGGTGGTGGCCACGCCGACGGCGTACCACGAGCAGATCGGGCTGGAGCTGGCCGCGGGCGGCGTGCACGCGCTGATCGAGAAGCCGCTCGCGCCGAGCCTGGAGGCGGGGCAGCGGCTGGTCGACGCGTTCGAGGCGGCCGGGCTGGTCGCCGGGGTGGGCCACATCGAGCGGTACAACCCGTCCCTCCAGAGTCTCCAGACCCGGCTGGAGGCCGGGGAGCTGGGCGAGGTGTTCCAGGTGGTCACCCGGCGGCAGGGGCCGTTCCCGAACCGGATCGCCGACGTGGGCGTGATCATGGATCTGGCCACCCACGACATCGACCTGACCAGCTGGGTCACCGGGCAGGCGTACACGGCGGTGTCGGCCTGGTCGATGTTCCGCAGCGGGCGCCGCCACGAGGACATGGTGTCGATCATCGGGCGGCTGGGCCCGACCGTCAGCACGAACCACCTGGTCAACTGGCTCAGCCCGCTCAAGGAGCGCTCGACCGTGGTCACCGGCGAGCGCGGCTGCTTCGTCGCCGACACGCTCACCGCCGACCTGACCTTCTACGCCAACGGCGCGATCAGCACCGAGTGGGAGGCGCTGCGGGCGTTCCGGGGCGTCGCCGAGGGCGACATGATCCGGTACGCGATACCCAAGCGCGAACCGCTGCTGGTGGAGCACGAGCGGTTCCGCGACGCGGTCGAGGGCAAGCCCAGCGACATCGTGACCCTGCGCCAGGGGCTGCGCACCGTGGCCGTGGCCGCGGCGGTGCTGCGGGCGGCCCGGTCGGCGCAGGTCGTGACGATCGACGAGGTGCCGGTATGA
- a CDS encoding glycosyltransferase, producing the protein MRAPRVLYLAFYYPPSRASGVFRALATGNHLARAGWDVTVCTAPREFFSERLAGAVDESLDTEVDPRVRIERVAAGDYHWETDVRRFGAVRRHFPTVVDKLHRGAQKHVFGERYLGWAPGVLRRAVSLHLKEPFDLVVATGNPFVSFALAWALGRVLRVPYAVDFRDAWTFDQFTEKVRFPEGGRMMRWEARVLRDAAEISFVNSGMLRWYAERYPFAADRMTVVPNGWEPEILGTPAFRPSQESRPLSFGYLGTVTPYLPLDVLFDGWRRAREHALLADATLDIHGHLGFFPDQRDELLSRLPLDDGLGVRYRGAFGKADAPDVYASTDVLVFCVPGARYVTTGKVFEYMAAAKPIVSVHQPEIAAADVLRDYPLWFAGDRLDADSVAESLVAAGKAARDLDEPEHEAALAHARRFTRDATLAPWEQRLRAIAGGSR; encoded by the coding sequence ATGAGAGCCCCGCGCGTGCTGTACCTGGCCTTCTACTACCCGCCGAGCCGGGCCAGCGGCGTGTTCCGCGCCCTGGCCACCGGCAACCACCTGGCGCGTGCCGGGTGGGACGTGACCGTCTGCACCGCCCCGCGTGAGTTCTTCAGCGAGCGCCTGGCCGGGGCGGTGGACGAGTCGCTGGACACCGAGGTCGACCCGCGCGTCCGGATCGAGCGGGTGGCCGCGGGCGACTACCACTGGGAGACCGACGTGCGCCGGTTCGGCGCCGTGCGCCGCCACTTTCCCACCGTGGTGGACAAGCTGCACCGGGGTGCGCAGAAGCACGTCTTCGGCGAGCGGTATCTCGGCTGGGCGCCCGGGGTGCTGCGCCGGGCCGTGTCGCTGCACCTGAAGGAGCCGTTCGACCTGGTGGTGGCCACCGGCAACCCGTTCGTGTCGTTCGCGCTGGCGTGGGCGCTGGGCCGGGTGCTGCGGGTGCCGTACGCGGTGGACTTCCGGGACGCGTGGACGTTCGACCAGTTCACCGAGAAGGTGCGCTTCCCCGAGGGCGGGCGGATGATGCGCTGGGAGGCGCGGGTGCTGCGCGACGCCGCCGAGATCTCGTTCGTCAACAGCGGCATGCTGCGCTGGTATGCCGAGCGCTACCCGTTCGCGGCCGACCGGATGACGGTGGTGCCCAACGGCTGGGAGCCGGAGATCCTGGGCACGCCCGCGTTCCGGCCCAGCCAGGAGAGCCGGCCGCTGTCGTTCGGCTACCTCGGCACGGTGACCCCGTACCTGCCGCTGGACGTGCTGTTCGACGGGTGGCGGCGGGCCCGCGAGCACGCGCTGCTGGCCGACGCGACCCTGGACATCCACGGCCACCTCGGCTTCTTCCCCGACCAGCGCGACGAGTTGCTGTCGCGGCTGCCGCTCGACGACGGGCTGGGCGTGCGCTACCGGGGCGCCTTCGGCAAGGCCGACGCCCCCGACGTGTACGCGAGCACCGACGTGCTCGTCTTCTGCGTCCCCGGCGCCCGCTACGTCACCACCGGCAAGGTCTTCGAGTACATGGCGGCCGCCAAGCCGATCGTCTCGGTGCACCAGCCCGAGATCGCCGCCGCCGACGTGCTGCGCGACTACCCGCTGTGGTTCGCCGGGGACCGCCTCGACGCCGACAGCGTGGCCGAGTCCCTGGTCGCCGCGGGCAAGGCAGCCCGTGACCTGGACGAACCCGAGCACGAGGCCGCGCTGGCGCACGCCCGCAGGTTCACCCGCGACGCCACCCTGGCGCCGTGGGAGCAGCGGCTGCGCGCGATCGCGGGCGGGTCGCGATGA
- a CDS encoding glycosyltransferase translates to MGAAAARDRGRVAMTPGSRVVYLALGTFRVRAALAYAAELVGRGCRVHLVVGDAPEWADAAATGAVVHRIAANRPHRMRHAARILLSGPGGLLRHADLLIAGDLPALPTAWAAARRHPRLPFRFEPADQALRRTAPADLAVVTPWYPSPNNAMAGAFVQAAAAAVRERFDRVAVLHTEDWSYPPDWRSGALVRVARRRLARRSTPVVVTDTPEGELTRVAVPLLAGNDYAAWAGEHVEALRASLPTGRIEAPLVHAHTGIYGGLAALRLARPDARVIVTEHATFLPKVLGQPEARRLYDEVLGRADAVVCVSRYLYDQIRERFPHHAAKLHVIPNVIDFDRFTARPHPPADLLRWLYVGRLIKHKGVGVVLDAFAEIADEVPQATLAFVGDGPLADHLRDRARELGLADRVRVRPAVAPEQVVAQMHAHDLLVHGSRLETFGMTLVEAIATGMPVLAMRSAGPQESLAGLEGMAGRLVDVSAGAAAFAAGYRGLRAGLDQLDLVRARRVLEERYGRDTVAAKLTLLYGGQLPPPPLPATPVAEGSAGHVLLIAVDPPHYRNVGRYAANLVGQGYLVDLVTPHAQAWLAIGIDPRVRLRELHQAEARLLVNRIENAVRHAAGRALDHLSGPARQLDAMWPEVAVNVLQRGTGKVTDALHRRIYNRLYSVVRPQLVWRILRRDLLPGLDLSGVDRVVVAGRTGVTAGWQLARRRPGLTVTTALTAPERQGVTA, encoded by the coding sequence GTGGGAGCAGCGGCTGCGCGCGATCGCGGGCGGGTCGCGATGACGCCGGGCAGCCGCGTGGTCTACCTGGCACTGGGCACGTTCCGGGTCCGGGCGGCGCTGGCGTACGCGGCCGAGCTGGTCGGGCGCGGATGCCGGGTGCACCTGGTCGTCGGCGACGCGCCCGAGTGGGCCGACGCGGCCGCCACCGGCGCCGTCGTGCACCGCATCGCCGCCAACCGGCCGCACCGGATGCGGCACGCGGCCCGGATCCTGCTGTCCGGGCCGGGCGGGCTGCTGCGCCACGCCGACCTGCTGATCGCCGGGGACCTGCCCGCACTGCCGACGGCGTGGGCGGCGGCGCGGCGGCATCCGCGGCTGCCCTTCCGCTTCGAGCCCGCCGACCAGGCGCTGCGCCGCACCGCGCCGGCCGACCTGGCCGTGGTCACGCCCTGGTACCCGTCCCCCAACAACGCCATGGCCGGGGCGTTCGTGCAGGCGGCCGCCGCAGCGGTGCGCGAGCGGTTCGACCGGGTGGCGGTGCTGCACACCGAGGACTGGTCGTACCCGCCGGACTGGCGCTCCGGCGCCCTGGTGCGGGTGGCCCGGCGGCGGCTGGCCCGGCGGTCGACGCCGGTCGTGGTCACCGACACGCCGGAGGGCGAGCTGACCAGGGTGGCGGTGCCGCTGCTGGCCGGCAACGACTACGCCGCCTGGGCGGGCGAGCACGTCGAGGCGCTGCGGGCGAGCCTGCCGACCGGCCGGATCGAGGCACCGCTGGTCCACGCGCACACCGGGATCTACGGCGGGCTGGCCGCGCTGCGCCTGGCCCGCCCCGACGCCCGCGTCATCGTGACCGAGCACGCCACGTTCCTGCCGAAGGTGCTCGGCCAGCCCGAGGCCCGCCGCCTGTACGACGAGGTCCTCGGCCGCGCCGACGCCGTGGTCTGCGTCAGCCGCTACCTGTACGACCAGATCCGCGAGCGCTTCCCGCACCACGCCGCGAAGCTGCACGTCATCCCCAACGTGATCGACTTCGACCGGTTCACCGCCCGCCCGCACCCGCCCGCCGACCTGCTGCGCTGGCTCTACGTCGGACGGCTGATCAAGCACAAGGGCGTCGGCGTGGTGCTCGACGCGTTCGCCGAGATCGCCGACGAGGTGCCGCAGGCGACGCTCGCCTTCGTCGGCGACGGCCCGCTCGCGGACCACCTGCGCGACCGCGCCCGCGAACTCGGCCTGGCCGACCGCGTCCGCGTCCGCCCGGCGGTCGCGCCCGAGCAGGTCGTGGCGCAGATGCACGCGCACGACCTGCTGGTGCACGGCAGCCGCCTGGAGACGTTCGGCATGACGCTGGTCGAGGCGATCGCCACCGGCATGCCGGTGCTGGCGATGCGCAGCGCCGGGCCGCAGGAGTCGCTGGCCGGGCTGGAGGGTATGGCCGGGCGCCTGGTCGACGTCAGCGCCGGGGCGGCCGCCTTCGCCGCCGGATACCGCGGGCTGCGGGCCGGGCTCGATCAGCTCGACCTGGTCCGGGCCCGCCGCGTGCTGGAGGAGCGGTACGGCCGCGACACCGTCGCCGCCAAGCTGACCCTGCTCTACGGCGGCCAGCTGCCCCCACCGCCGCTGCCCGCCACGCCGGTGGCCGAGGGCTCGGCCGGGCACGTGCTGCTCATCGCCGTCGACCCGCCGCACTACCGCAACGTGGGCCGCTACGCGGCGAACCTGGTCGGGCAGGGCTACCTGGTCGACCTGGTCACCCCGCACGCGCAGGCGTGGCTGGCCATCGGCATCGATCCCCGGGTACGGCTGCGCGAGCTGCACCAGGCCGAGGCCAGGCTCCTGGTCAACCGGATCGAGAACGCGGTGCGCCACGCCGCCGGGCGGGCGCTGGACCACCTGTCCGGCCCGGCCCGGCAGCTCGACGCCATGTGGCCCGAAGTGGCCGTCAACGTGCTCCAGCGCGGCACCGGCAAGGTCACCGACGCGCTGCACCGGCGGATCTACAACCGGCTCTACTCGGTGGTACGCCCGCAGCTGGTGTGGCGGATCCTCCGGCGCGACCTGCTGCCCGGCCTCGACCTGTCCGGCGTGGACCGGGTCGTGGTCGCCGGGCGCACCGGCGTCACCGCGGGCTGGCAGCTCGCCCGCCGCCGCCCCGGCCTCACCGTCACCACGGCGCTGACCGCGCCCGAGCGGCAGGGGGTCACCGCGTGA